A window of the Butyricimonas virosa genome harbors these coding sequences:
- a CDS encoding S-adenosylmethionine:tRNA ribosyltransferase-isomerase — MTKKIAIENSRDMVEKLKEIRIEDYIYDLPDERIAKFPLENREASKLLIYDEGRIDERHFYEVPEILDTGKMLVFNNTKVIYARILFQKVTGAVIEVFCLEPYRPSDYVQSFAAYGKCEWKCMVGNLKKWKEGTIYCHYQFEGKEYQLAATLKFREENDVIVEFTWDAPASFSEVLECCGRIPIPPYLNRESEEDDKIRYQTVYSKNEGSVAAPTAGLHFSIPVLKALREKGITIEELTLHVGAGTFRPVKSETIGGHDMHTEHISVRREVVEHLCTHPENIIAVGTTSVRTLESLYWMGVKRILEDEDFSSLGQWEAYDLPSGYSLKESMTALLGWFDEQDAELLKAKTTIIIVPGYSYRVITAMFTNFHQPQSTLLLLVAAAIGEDWHKVYDYALTHDFRFLSYGDSSLLKVRKDKK; from the coding sequence ATGACAAAAAAAATAGCAATCGAAAATTCTCGTGACATGGTAGAGAAGCTAAAAGAAATTAGGATTGAGGATTATATATATGATCTGCCCGACGAGCGGATTGCCAAGTTCCCCTTGGAAAACCGGGAGGCGTCGAAGTTGTTGATTTATGACGAGGGCAGGATTGACGAGAGGCATTTTTACGAGGTGCCGGAAATTCTTGATACCGGGAAGATGTTGGTGTTTAACAACACGAAGGTGATCTATGCCCGGATTCTTTTTCAGAAGGTCACGGGAGCCGTGATCGAGGTTTTCTGTTTGGAACCTTACCGGCCCTCTGACTACGTGCAGAGCTTTGCCGCTTACGGGAAGTGCGAGTGGAAATGTATGGTCGGAAATTTGAAGAAATGGAAAGAAGGAACGATTTATTGTCATTATCAGTTTGAGGGGAAAGAATATCAGTTGGCTGCGACACTGAAATTTCGCGAAGAGAATGATGTTATCGTGGAATTTACCTGGGATGCTCCGGCCAGTTTTAGTGAAGTGTTGGAATGTTGCGGGCGTATCCCGATCCCGCCTTATTTGAATCGAGAGTCGGAAGAGGATGACAAAATTCGCTATCAAACGGTGTATTCCAAGAATGAGGGATCGGTGGCAGCCCCGACAGCCGGTTTGCATTTCAGTATCCCCGTGTTGAAAGCTTTACGGGAAAAAGGGATAACGATTGAGGAGCTGACCTTGCATGTAGGGGCAGGGACATTCCGTCCCGTGAAAAGCGAGACTATCGGGGGGCACGATATGCATACGGAACATATTTCCGTTCGGCGGGAAGTCGTGGAGCATCTATGTACTCACCCGGAAAATATTATTGCCGTGGGAACAACATCCGTCCGTACCTTGGAAAGTCTGTATTGGATGGGGGTGAAACGAATTTTGGAAGATGAGGATTTCAGTTCGCTGGGGCAGTGGGAAGCTTACGACTTGCCTTCCGGTTACTCGTTGAAAGAATCTATGACAGCCTTGTTGGGGTGGTTCGATGAACAGGATGCCGAATTGTTGAAGGCGAAGACCACGATCATTATTGTTCCCGGCTATTCGTACCGGGTGATCACGGCGATGTTTACCAATTTCCATCAGCCGCAGAGCACGTTATTATTATTGGTAGCGGCAGCTATTGGGGAAGATTGGCACAAAGTGTATGATTACGCCTTGACTCACGATTTTCGTTTTTTGAGTTATGGTGATAGTAGTTTGTTGAAAGTAAGAAAAGATAAAAAGTGA
- a CDS encoding AMP nucleosidase, whose product MKTKKDIVEDWLPRYTGRALEDFSKHIILTNFDYYLDLFAEKYNAPIIGENKNMPNVSHDGITMINFGMGSANAATILDLLSAIEPEAVLFIGKCGGLKAKHHEGDYILPIAAIKGEGTSNDYMPKEVPSLPSFSVQKACSKIITNHDRQYYTGVVYTTNRRVWEFDENFKEYLIKTRALAVDMETATIFTVGFANRIPTGALLLISDRPMISDGIKTSESDKIVTQNFVRQHLDIGIETMQYIKDKNYSMRHLIF is encoded by the coding sequence ATGAAAACAAAAAAAGATATCGTGGAAGATTGGTTGCCCCGGTACACCGGACGGGCCTTGGAAGATTTTTCAAAACACATCATCCTGACCAACTTTGATTACTACCTTGACTTGTTCGCGGAAAAATACAATGCACCCATCATCGGGGAGAATAAAAATATGCCCAACGTTTCGCACGACGGGATTACCATGATTAATTTCGGAATGGGTAGTGCTAACGCCGCCACCATTTTGGACTTACTTTCTGCCATAGAACCGGAAGCCGTGTTGTTCATCGGGAAATGTGGGGGACTGAAAGCCAAACACCACGAGGGGGACTACATCCTTCCCATTGCCGCCATCAAAGGAGAGGGTACATCCAACGACTACATGCCGAAAGAAGTCCCTTCCCTGCCCTCTTTCAGCGTTCAGAAAGCCTGTTCAAAAATAATTACGAATCATGACAGGCAATATTACACGGGAGTGGTGTACACCACCAATCGACGAGTATGGGAATTCGACGAGAATTTCAAAGAATATTTAATCAAAACACGAGCGCTAGCCGTGGACATGGAAACCGCCACGATTTTCACCGTCGGGTTCGCCAACCGTATACCGACTGGAGCCTTACTCTTAATATCAGACAGGCCCATGATTTCCGATGGCATAAAAACATCTGAATCAGACAAAATCGTCACGCAAAATTTCGTCCGGCAACATCTCGATATAGGCATTGAAACCATGCAATATATCAAGGATAAAAATTATTCCATGAGGCATCTTATTTTTTAA
- a CDS encoding DUF1573 domain-containing protein, with product MLKGLFYIFLGIMLACSCNSKSKKQNEQEVNTPTSVNDSNTIAKIEFPQKSFNFGDLQEGEIVTHTFRFKNTGTKSLVILNVEASCGCTTPKYDKKPIPPGGEGKIEVEFNSSGRYGKQYKVINIFANVPEKVIELKIIANIKNK from the coding sequence ATGCTGAAGGGACTATTTTACATCTTTTTAGGGATCATGCTCGCCTGCTCATGTAACAGCAAAAGTAAAAAACAAAACGAACAGGAAGTAAACACCCCGACCAGCGTGAATGATTCTAACACGATTGCCAAAATTGAATTCCCGCAAAAATCATTCAACTTTGGCGACCTGCAAGAAGGAGAAATCGTTACGCACACGTTTCGTTTCAAAAACACGGGAACCAAAAGTCTTGTCATTCTCAACGTGGAAGCTAGTTGTGGCTGCACTACCCCCAAGTATGACAAAAAACCGATCCCGCCGGGAGGAGAAGGAAAAATCGAAGTTGAATTTAACTCTTCGGGCAGATATGGTAAACAATACAAAGTAATTAATATCTTTGCAAACGTTCCGGAAAAAGTGATTGAACTAAAAATAATCGCAAATATCAAGAATAAATAA
- the yajC gene encoding preprotein translocase subunit YajC, whose product MNTIFMLTLQQTATQGNAFMQFLPLILIVVVFWFFMIRPQMKRQKELKKYRDELKKGDKVMTTGGIFGKIVEINDFTVIIEVESQARLKVSKEAIVKDMTDVPASK is encoded by the coding sequence ATGAACACAATTTTCATGTTAACATTACAACAAACTGCTACACAAGGTAACGCTTTCATGCAATTCTTACCCCTTATTCTTATTGTCGTTGTATTCTGGTTTTTTATGATCAGACCCCAGATGAAAAGACAAAAAGAATTGAAAAAATACCGGGATGAATTGAAGAAAGGCGACAAAGTCATGACAACCGGGGGTATCTTCGGGAAAATTGTCGAGATCAACGACTTTACCGTTATCATTGAAGTAGAAAGTCAAGCCAGATTAAAAGTAAGCAAGGAAGCCATCGTGAAAGACATGACGGACGTTCCGGCTAGCAAATAA
- a CDS encoding YbbR-like domain-containing protein produces MRGFIGKILGYFGASHELHIKRNVVTYGICVIIATVLWFLNALNKEYTTEITYPIKYTELPKGKLLVSEPPKEMTLAIKAHGFALLRYSISTSFLPIVLNVSSLLDKKDLLEYTINTSEIKDRISTQLNTDIQLISIKPESITFKFSRFESKRVPVIPRVEYTLKRQYMLKNDISVTPNHVAISGPVSILDTLKAVYTEPISLKNLSKEVTKTVSFEEIYGTQINENDAKVKIEVERFTESKKTVPLVVKNLPDSLLIRLFPHSIDVTFDVGLSRYEVVSDTSFSFYVDYNQIKTNPASLKIEIERSPRHIKDLVFTPETVEYLIEKKK; encoded by the coding sequence ATGCGTGGTTTTATCGGTAAAATACTCGGTTATTTTGGTGCATCCCATGAACTGCACATCAAACGTAACGTGGTCACGTACGGAATCTGCGTTATCATCGCAACCGTCTTGTGGTTTTTAAACGCACTGAACAAAGAGTACACCACGGAAATTACTTACCCGATAAAATACACGGAACTTCCCAAGGGAAAACTGCTCGTTTCCGAGCCGCCCAAAGAAATGACCCTAGCGATAAAGGCTCACGGTTTCGCCCTATTGCGTTACAGCATCAGCACCTCTTTTTTACCGATCGTACTCAATGTAAGTTCGTTGCTAGATAAAAAAGACCTGCTGGAATACACGATAAACACGTCTGAGATAAAAGACCGCATCAGCACCCAGCTGAACACGGACATACAGCTGATATCTATTAAACCGGAAAGCATCACGTTTAAGTTCTCCCGGTTCGAAAGTAAAAGAGTTCCGGTTATTCCCCGGGTCGAGTACACGTTGAAACGACAGTACATGCTGAAAAACGATATTTCTGTTACTCCCAATCACGTGGCCATCAGTGGACCGGTCTCTATTCTTGACACGCTAAAAGCGGTGTACACAGAACCTATTTCCTTAAAAAACCTCTCTAAAGAGGTAACCAAAACCGTCTCGTTTGAAGAAATTTACGGGACTCAAATCAACGAGAACGATGCGAAAGTCAAAATTGAAGTGGAGCGATTCACGGAATCGAAAAAAACAGTCCCCCTCGTTGTTAAAAATCTACCGGACTCACTCTTGATCCGTCTGTTTCCTCACTCGATAGACGTGACATTTGACGTGGGATTAAGCCGCTATGAAGTAGTATCTGATACCAGTTTCTCTTTCTACGTGGATTATAACCAAATCAAGACCAACCCGGCATCCTTGAAAATCGAAATCGAGCGATCCCCTCGTCACATAAAAGACCTGGTATTCACCCCGGAAACAGTTGAGTATCTTATCGAAAAGAAAAAATAA
- the coaE gene encoding dephospho-CoA kinase (Dephospho-CoA kinase (CoaE) performs the final step in coenzyme A biosynthesis.) has protein sequence MLKIGLTGGIGSGKSTIAKIIATLGYPVYISDFKASELINRDEEIKKHLIELFGKDIYQPDGNLDKKRLAGIIFNDKEAIKQVNGIVHPAVTRDFMEWCSAQRRPLLFFESAILFEAKLENLFDYIILITTDLETRVERVISRDSTTREKVIERVNNQMPDEIKQTKSDFVIYNNNDDKVIKQILSIIHQLNNIHSKQV, from the coding sequence ATGCTAAAGATTGGTTTGACAGGAGGCATCGGAAGCGGAAAATCCACGATAGCTAAAATTATCGCAACATTAGGATACCCCGTGTATATTAGCGATTTCAAAGCATCCGAGCTAATCAACCGGGATGAAGAAATCAAAAAACATTTAATCGAACTGTTCGGTAAAGATATTTACCAGCCCGACGGGAACCTGGATAAAAAACGGCTAGCAGGTATCATATTTAATGATAAAGAAGCTATCAAGCAAGTAAATGGCATTGTTCATCCTGCCGTAACACGAGATTTCATGGAGTGGTGTTCGGCACAACGACGCCCGCTTTTATTCTTCGAATCGGCTATTCTGTTTGAAGCAAAACTCGAAAACCTCTTCGATTACATCATTCTTATCACAACAGACTTGGAAACCCGCGTGGAACGAGTGATCTCAAGAGATTCTACTACACGGGAAAAAGTGATTGAACGCGTTAACAATCAAATGCCCGATGAAATAAAACAAACAAAATCGGATTTCGTAATTTATAACAACAATGATGACAAAGTGATAAAACAAATCCTTTCCATCATTCATCAACTAAACAATATTCATTCAAAACAAGTATAA
- a CDS encoding TerB family tellurite resistance protein, with protein sequence MAKYGKWIGAGLGFVMGGPIGALFGYFIGSTFDTATVVTSGPGNDPGTRPTGRGDFLLSLVVLATALMKADGKVTRNELDYVKKFFRDNFGQEGEREALAIIKDLLNKDIEVEQVCTQIRMNMNVYSRTQLLYFLFGLAKADGMVCKYEISLLDKIANLLGIDSTTYQSIKAMYYDDLNSAYSILGISSTATDEEVKKAYRKMAIENHPDKVGYMGEDIRKAAEKKFMAINEAYEKIKKQRGIN encoded by the coding sequence ATGGCAAAATACGGTAAATGGATAGGAGCAGGTTTAGGTTTTGTCATGGGAGGTCCCATAGGCGCCTTGTTCGGTTATTTCATCGGTTCCACGTTCGACACCGCAACAGTTGTAACATCCGGCCCGGGGAATGATCCGGGTACTCGTCCCACGGGAAGAGGAGATTTCCTGCTAAGTCTTGTTGTTCTAGCAACAGCCTTGATGAAAGCCGATGGAAAAGTAACCCGGAATGAATTGGATTACGTGAAAAAGTTCTTCCGGGACAATTTCGGTCAGGAAGGAGAACGTGAAGCCTTGGCAATCATCAAGGATCTATTAAACAAAGACATTGAGGTGGAACAAGTTTGTACCCAAATCCGCATGAACATGAACGTCTATTCCCGCACTCAACTATTATATTTCCTATTCGGACTAGCCAAGGCAGACGGGATGGTATGTAAATACGAGATTTCTCTGTTGGACAAAATAGCCAATTTATTGGGAATCGATTCTACCACGTACCAGTCAATCAAAGCCATGTACTATGACGATTTGAACTCTGCTTACAGTATTTTAGGCATTAGCTCCACCGCTACCGACGAAGAAGTAAAAAAAGCCTATCGGAAAATGGCCATCGAAAACCACCCGGACAAAGTAGGGTACATGGGAGAAGATATTCGCAAGGCTGCCGAGAAGAAATTCATGGCTATCAACGAGGCTTACGAGAAAATCAAAAAACAACGGGGAATCAATTAG
- a CDS encoding DUF5606 domain-containing protein yields MLKEILSISGKPGLFKLINNTANALIVESLLDGKRFPAYSNAKIIALEDISIYTEDEDMPLKTVFKRMYEKEEGKPAINHKESSAAITNYIESVIPEYDADRVYVSDMRKMIQWYNLLLDKNLLNFDEPEEEKKEE; encoded by the coding sequence ATGTTGAAAGAAATTTTATCCATATCAGGAAAACCCGGGTTATTCAAATTAATCAATAACACCGCAAATGCCTTGATTGTAGAATCATTACTTGACGGGAAACGCTTTCCTGCATATTCTAATGCTAAAATTATCGCCCTCGAAGATATTTCAATTTACACGGAAGATGAAGACATGCCTCTGAAAACAGTGTTCAAACGTATGTATGAAAAAGAAGAGGGCAAACCGGCCATCAATCACAAAGAATCATCCGCAGCGATCACGAACTATATTGAATCTGTCATCCCGGAATATGATGCGGATCGCGTTTATGTTTCAGACATGCGAAAAATGATCCAATGGTATAATTTATTATTAGACAAAAACCTTCTGAACTTCGACGAGCCGGAAGAAGAAAAGAAAGAAGAGTAA
- a CDS encoding tRNA1(Val) (adenine(37)-N6)-methyltransferase — translation MANDYFQFKQFTIRQEKCAMKVGTDGVLLGSWADLTHARRLLDIGTGTGLMAIMAAQRNLELIIDAIEIDPAAFEQARENANNSPWRERIHLFQGEVQAFTPTYKYDIIICNPPFFINSTKNPELNRTLARHCETLSHEDILQVSDNLLLPGGKLCVILPVNEAKHFIELTQGKKWFVNKLSTVYPTPDKAPKRQLIELSKVKKYLVEDSIILEIERHTLHESYANLTRDFYLKL, via the coding sequence ATGGCAAACGACTACTTCCAATTCAAACAATTCACCATTCGACAAGAAAAATGTGCCATGAAAGTCGGCACGGATGGTGTCCTTCTTGGATCTTGGGCAGATTTAACCCATGCACGACGTTTGCTTGATATTGGTACAGGCACGGGGCTTATGGCCATCATGGCTGCACAACGCAATCTCGAATTAATCATTGATGCTATTGAAATTGATCCGGCGGCTTTTGAACAGGCTCGGGAGAATGCCAATAATTCCCCCTGGCGAGAACGCATCCATCTTTTTCAAGGCGAAGTGCAAGCATTTACCCCCACGTACAAATACGACATCATTATTTGTAACCCGCCTTTCTTCATTAATTCAACTAAAAATCCGGAACTTAACCGCACCCTAGCCCGGCATTGCGAAACATTATCACACGAGGACATCCTCCAAGTTAGCGACAATTTATTATTACCGGGAGGTAAACTTTGTGTCATACTACCTGTTAACGAAGCCAAACATTTTATAGAATTAACCCAAGGCAAAAAATGGTTTGTTAACAAATTATCAACAGTTTACCCCACACCCGACAAGGCACCTAAACGTCAACTCATTGAACTCTCGAAAGTTAAAAAATACCTCGTAGAAGATTCAATAATTCTTGAAATAGAGAGACATACACTTCACGAGAGTTACGCAAACTTAACCAGAGATTTTTACTTGAAACTTTGA
- a CDS encoding ROK family protein, whose protein sequence is MQTTVSLGIDIGGTNIAFGIIDKSGNCLANGSLPTTAYNTPQDFVQDLYKTVKKELDNLDVQLVGIGVGAPNGNYFNGTIENAANLSWKGTIPMVELLTKQFNVPAFITNDAKAAAIGEMVYGGAKGMKDFVVITLGTGLGSGIVVNGKLVYGHDGLAGEVGHTLVCGGDRYCNCGRRGCLETYASATGIKRTACELLALENTPSTLRDIPYTEISAKKVYDAAQKGDPIALEAFRITGEQLGKALANLVAIISPEAIFLQGGVANAGEWLFKTTQEQMEANMLYIFKQKIKILRSSLPTNAAIYGASALVWTELNN, encoded by the coding sequence ATGCAAACAACTGTCTCACTAGGTATTGATATTGGAGGAACCAATATCGCATTCGGCATCATTGATAAAAGCGGTAACTGTCTGGCAAATGGCTCTTTACCCACAACTGCATATAACACACCACAAGATTTTGTCCAAGATCTGTACAAAACAGTGAAGAAAGAACTGGACAACTTAGACGTGCAACTTGTCGGAATCGGGGTCGGCGCTCCTAACGGGAATTACTTCAACGGGACCATCGAAAACGCGGCAAACTTATCTTGGAAAGGGACTATCCCAATGGTAGAACTTCTGACAAAACAATTTAACGTTCCTGCTTTTATCACGAATGACGCGAAAGCAGCCGCTATCGGAGAAATGGTATACGGCGGGGCAAAAGGAATGAAAGACTTCGTCGTGATCACGCTGGGAACAGGCTTGGGAAGCGGCATCGTGGTGAACGGGAAATTAGTATACGGGCATGACGGTCTTGCAGGTGAAGTTGGGCACACGCTGGTTTGTGGTGGGGATAGATACTGTAATTGCGGACGCCGGGGATGCCTGGAAACTTATGCTTCTGCCACCGGAATAAAACGTACTGCCTGCGAATTACTCGCCCTGGAAAATACTCCCAGCACATTAAGGGATATTCCTTACACGGAAATCTCGGCTAAAAAAGTATATGACGCAGCACAAAAAGGTGACCCAATCGCCTTGGAAGCCTTCCGAATCACGGGCGAGCAGTTGGGAAAAGCCCTGGCTAACTTGGTAGCTATTATCAGCCCGGAAGCGATATTCCTTCAAGGAGGGGTAGCAAATGCCGGAGAATGGCTTTTTAAAACCACGCAGGAACAAATGGAAGCTAACATGCTGTATATATTTAAACAAAAAATTAAAATACTTCGCTCGTCTCTTCCCACGAATGCCGCCATTTATGGAGCATCAGCGCTTGTATGGACTGAATTAAACAATTAG
- a CDS encoding GH92 family glycosyl hydrolase has translation MRTRLLLLLLYFIGLLTSCQREKETRVTDFVDPFIGTAGQGHCFPGATVPFGGIQLSPDNPRSGWEWCSGYHHSDSIISSFSHSHLSGTGIGDLQDIRLLPVTTRPQPGEKAIDFIMKGYAKFSHANETAEPGYYSVTFDNGIKTELTVTSRCGMHAYQYPVNSVHGLTLDLTTARNWDRTVMTSIKKINNRTIQGYRKSTGWAKEHNVYFFMEFSQDVDIWAGNDTLKLLKNGQKLVANQGYAFIDFGTTTNKVLVKVSLSSANCEGAAANLDKELSHWSFDKVKREAKQQWKRILSRIKAEGANKEEMRVFYTALYHAYLAPYLFSDAHGNYKGPDGEIHSVGKANQYTVFSLWDTFRATHPLFTITQKTRVNDMIKSFIRHYEAHGLLPNWELMGNESHCMIGNHAIPIITEAYLKGIRDFDVEKAYEAMKETSLSQGNGLGLFRTYNYIPCDLEKESVSKTLEYAYDDWCMAQMAKALNKEDDYLYFMESSKNYKNVFDSSTGFMRAKLSDGNWKTPFSPFASAHRDDDYTEGNAWQYSWFVPHDVEGLIALHGGKVAFANKLDSLFTLPSIIEGDNVSPDISGLIGQYAQGNEPSHHVAYLYNYTDTPYKTQYYVDRIRRELYTDRPDGICGNEDCGQMSAWYIFSAMGFYPVNPSDGKYQLGTPMFKKVTIKLGQDRKFVIKANRENNQYIYVKEVLLNGEKLDRTWITHDDIMNGGELEFVLTSKIPQK, from the coding sequence ATGAGAACACGACTCCTTCTACTCCTGCTTTATTTTATCGGTCTTTTGACATCTTGCCAGAGAGAAAAAGAAACTCGAGTAACGGATTTTGTTGATCCATTCATCGGTACTGCCGGTCAAGGACATTGCTTTCCTGGGGCTACCGTCCCATTTGGCGGAATTCAACTTAGTCCGGATAATCCAAGAAGTGGCTGGGAATGGTGTTCTGGTTATCATCATAGCGACAGTATTATATCCTCATTTTCCCACTCGCATCTAAGCGGAACGGGAATCGGGGACTTACAAGACATCCGCTTGCTACCTGTTACGACCCGTCCGCAACCAGGAGAAAAAGCAATCGATTTCATCATGAAAGGGTATGCCAAATTCTCTCATGCCAATGAAACGGCAGAACCGGGATATTATAGCGTGACCTTTGACAACGGGATTAAAACAGAGTTAACGGTAACCTCACGTTGCGGGATGCACGCCTATCAATATCCGGTGAATTCAGTGCACGGGCTGACTCTTGACTTGACAACCGCACGCAACTGGGACCGAACCGTGATGACCTCGATCAAGAAAATCAATAACCGAACCATACAAGGGTACCGGAAATCAACCGGATGGGCAAAGGAACATAACGTTTACTTCTTCATGGAATTCTCCCAAGATGTAGACATCTGGGCAGGAAATGACACCCTGAAATTATTAAAGAACGGGCAGAAGCTTGTTGCCAATCAAGGGTATGCATTCATTGACTTTGGAACAACGACCAATAAGGTACTTGTAAAAGTAAGCCTTTCGTCCGCAAACTGCGAAGGAGCCGCTGCAAATCTAGATAAAGAACTGTCCCATTGGAGTTTCGATAAAGTAAAACGCGAAGCAAAACAACAATGGAAACGCATTCTATCCAGGATTAAAGCAGAAGGTGCCAACAAAGAAGAAATGAGAGTTTTTTACACGGCATTATACCATGCCTACTTGGCTCCCTATCTCTTTTCCGACGCACATGGGAACTACAAAGGACCGGACGGGGAGATTCACAGCGTGGGTAAAGCAAATCAATACACCGTATTTTCATTGTGGGACACCTTCCGTGCCACCCACCCCCTGTTCACGATTACCCAGAAGACCAGGGTAAATGACATGATAAAATCATTTATCCGTCATTACGAGGCACACGGTTTACTCCCGAACTGGGAACTCATGGGTAACGAAAGTCACTGCATGATCGGAAATCACGCCATTCCCATCATCACGGAAGCTTACTTGAAAGGCATTCGGGATTTCGATGTTGAAAAAGCCTATGAAGCCATGAAAGAAACGTCATTATCGCAAGGGAATGGGCTGGGACTCTTCAGAACCTACAATTATATTCCTTGTGACTTAGAAAAAGAATCTGTTTCCAAGACTCTCGAATATGCCTACGATGACTGGTGTATGGCACAAATGGCAAAAGCCCTGAATAAAGAAGACGACTACCTGTATTTTATGGAATCTTCTAAAAACTATAAAAACGTATTCGATTCCTCTACCGGATTCATGCGAGCCAAACTTTCCGACGGGAACTGGAAAACACCATTTTCTCCGTTTGCCTCGGCTCACAGGGATGATGATTACACCGAAGGAAACGCATGGCAATATTCGTGGTTCGTACCACATGATGTGGAGGGGCTTATCGCATTACACGGGGGAAAAGTCGCTTTCGCTAATAAATTGGACAGCCTGTTCACCCTTCCCTCAATCATCGAGGGGGATAATGTTTCCCCAGACATTAGCGGGTTGATTGGACAATACGCCCAAGGAAACGAACCATCTCACCACGTGGCTTACCTATATAATTATACGGATACACCCTACAAAACACAGTATTACGTGGACAGAATCAGACGGGAACTCTACACGGATCGTCCCGACGGAATTTGCGGCAATGAAGATTGCGGACAGATGTCTGCATGGTATATCTTTTCAGCCATGGGCTTCTATCCCGTGAACCCAAGCGACGGGAAATATCAATTGGGAACACCCATGTTCAAGAAAGTAACCATCAAACTGGGACAAGACCGCAAATTTGTTATCAAGGCAAACCGGGAGAATAACCAATATATCTACGTGAAGGAAGTGTTACTAAATGGAGAGAAACTCGATCGTACCTGGATTACTCATGACGACATCATGAATGGCGGAGAATTGGAATTCGTGTTAACATCTAAAATTCCTCAAAAATAA
- the ispD gene encoding 2-C-methyl-D-erythritol 4-phosphate cytidylyltransferase produces MKNIGVILAGGSGRRLGSELPKQFIVIAGKTVLAHTLHTFEKQKRIDEIIIVVHKDYIGETEEIVRLEGFQKVKHIVPGGKERYHSTLAALNVYKEEKCNLIIHDAVRLLVTSQIIDDVIKALESHEACTTAIPSTDTILQSDTSRQFVNSIPDRSTLFQVQTPQGFHSDILTEAYNKALTDPEFFSTDDCGVVKRYMPEIPIKITKGLPFNIKLTYKEDISIIEKLLLP; encoded by the coding sequence ATGAAAAATATCGGAGTAATCCTAGCCGGAGGTTCCGGACGACGGTTAGGAAGCGAGTTACCCAAACAATTCATCGTAATTGCCGGGAAAACCGTATTGGCACACACGCTTCACACGTTCGAAAAACAAAAACGTATTGATGAAATCATCATTGTCGTACACAAAGATTACATCGGGGAAACGGAAGAAATTGTTCGCCTTGAAGGATTTCAAAAAGTAAAACACATTGTTCCGGGAGGCAAAGAACGATATCACTCCACCCTTGCCGCTTTAAACGTGTACAAGGAAGAGAAATGTAATTTGATCATCCACGACGCCGTTCGCCTGCTAGTCACGTCTCAAATCATAGATGACGTCATTAAAGCACTTGAAAGCCATGAAGCCTGTACCACGGCAATCCCTTCAACCGACACGATATTGCAAAGCGATACTTCTCGCCAATTCGTGAACAGCATTCCCGACCGTTCTACTCTCTTCCAAGTTCAGACCCCTCAAGGCTTCCATTCCGATATCCTAACGGAAGCCTATAACAAGGCTTTGACAGATCCCGAGTTCTTCAGCACGGATGATTGCGGAGTTGTCAAACGATACATGCCGGAGATACCCATTAAAATAACCAAAGGTTTACCATTTAATATTAAATTAACCTATAAAGAAGATATTTCTATCATAGAAAAGTTACTTTTGCCCTAG